One window of the Amycolatopsis mediterranei genome contains the following:
- a CDS encoding NACHT domain-containing protein → MSVTVAPLAKAILSRVGKEIGGVAAKGTRKWVLGDPEKKALERALGRAFAEVERLYGRQLADFDINAGFWEHEGADELSKVLVAGLTPSAAKFAERAVDSLGPSRSDDERLDRILALRPPFKAMLTALEREVRTESALHALLERADAARTADAASSIVEAMGARASSEDDQVRYLGWLIDQHRYVRTAGVVRNTTVQLPLERVFVGLRARHDRHPGDRARLWFEQERQKAAALLEAGQLDHVGYEAVLDRLQTQYGRKFAVDVGSEFDQPVLVLDAVRDASQVLVLGDPGTGKTTLLRYLALRHARAVLKGESVQGRPARLPIYVRIGDYARQGYPRVGISDFLPDYLNRSECRLPGLANMLGQQLEAGRCLVLLDGLDEVASAELRREVVAAVVNFVAAHSRSGNRFVVTSRVAGYQAAPLPQPFTAMRLDDMDDDTISQFLQVYCRQVERAETPDKSQAAIIEAGARETAAIEQALRSNAGVRRLAANPLLLTALVLVHRASGRLPHRRVEAYVEVCTALGRTWRSAQGVADADLPDERILTRWLIELGAWMHQYRPEGAATRAELLEVLGPLWSAHQGSAWDPDALLTADPLDTEAGQGVLEFIEKADKHTGLLVERAPGRYGFAHLTFEEYYAGRALAFRGTATERVLALRGHLHDPRYEEPILLALGLIGTDYADQIDDVVAQAIYPGTVPSLYEDLLGRDFLFMLRVLADDTPVQTATIDHVITLAITERLAPDRSRCRFASYSQALEQHLAALTGTKAAGRYITAVDKRADLLTPETVGPWVTLAGIAAQLDVLLAATVAALVQVATDPGIDPSMRVQAGLVLAGRGELREPVITALLQLATDSNPDIDPYVRLQGASVLADAGELREPVITALLQLATDSNPDIDPY, encoded by the coding sequence ATGTCGGTGACTGTTGCCCCGTTGGCAAAAGCGATCTTGTCGCGAGTAGGTAAAGAGATCGGGGGTGTCGCGGCCAAGGGTACGCGTAAGTGGGTGCTGGGCGACCCGGAGAAGAAGGCATTGGAGCGTGCACTGGGACGGGCGTTCGCCGAAGTCGAGAGGCTCTACGGTCGCCAACTGGCGGACTTTGATATCAACGCGGGGTTCTGGGAGCACGAGGGCGCTGACGAGCTGTCGAAAGTGTTGGTGGCTGGTCTGACGCCGTCCGCGGCGAAATTCGCCGAACGTGCGGTTGACTCACTGGGCCCGTCGCGATCGGACGATGAGCGGCTTGATCGGATTCTTGCATTGCGGCCGCCATTCAAGGCGATGCTAACAGCGTTGGAACGCGAGGTTCGCACTGAGTCTGCCCTGCATGCGTTGCTGGAGCGTGCAGACGCGGCCCGCACGGCCGACGCAGCTTCATCGATCGTGGAAGCGATGGGTGCCCGAGCATCATCTGAGGATGATCAGGTGCGCTATCTGGGCTGGCTGATTGATCAGCACCGCTATGTGCGGACCGCCGGTGTGGTACGTAATACGACGGTGCAGTTGCCGCTGGAGCGGGTCTTCGTCGGGCTGAGGGCACGACATGATCGGCATCCCGGTGATCGGGCTCGGTTGTGGTTCGAACAGGAACGCCAGAAGGCGGCTGCACTGCTGGAGGCCGGGCAGCTTGATCATGTCGGGTACGAGGCTGTTTTGGACCGGTTGCAGACGCAGTACGGCCGCAAGTTCGCCGTCGACGTTGGCAGCGAGTTCGACCAACCCGTGCTGGTGTTGGATGCGGTGAGAGACGCCTCGCAGGTGTTAGTGCTGGGTGATCCCGGTACAGGTAAGACGACTCTGCTGCGGTACCTGGCGCTGCGCCATGCGCGCGCGGTACTCAAGGGCGAGTCGGTGCAGGGGCGGCCGGCGCGGTTGCCGATCTATGTGCGGATCGGGGATTACGCCCGTCAGGGGTACCCGCGGGTAGGAATCAGTGATTTCTTGCCTGACTATCTGAACCGCTCGGAGTGCCGCCTTCCCGGCCTGGCCAACATGTTGGGGCAGCAATTGGAGGCTGGTCGATGTCTGGTGCTGCTGGACGGACTGGACGAGGTCGCGTCGGCGGAACTCCGCCGCGAAGTGGTCGCGGCGGTGGTGAATTTTGTAGCCGCACACAGCCGATCCGGTAACCGTTTTGTGGTGACCAGCCGGGTCGCCGGCTACCAGGCTGCTCCGTTACCACAGCCGTTCACAGCGATGCGGCTGGATGACATGGATGACGACACGATCAGCCAGTTCCTGCAGGTCTATTGCCGTCAGGTGGAACGGGCAGAGACGCCGGACAAGAGCCAGGCTGCGATCATCGAGGCCGGTGCGCGAGAAACCGCCGCGATTGAGCAAGCGCTGCGTTCAAACGCTGGGGTACGCAGATTGGCAGCCAATCCACTGCTGCTGACGGCACTGGTATTAGTCCATCGGGCCAGTGGACGGCTGCCGCACCGGAGGGTGGAAGCCTACGTGGAGGTATGCACCGCGCTGGGCCGCACATGGCGCAGTGCCCAAGGAGTCGCGGATGCGGATCTGCCTGACGAGCGGATCCTGACCCGCTGGCTGATCGAACTCGGCGCGTGGATGCATCAGTACCGCCCCGAGGGTGCCGCCACCCGAGCGGAGTTGCTGGAGGTGCTCGGCCCATTGTGGTCGGCACACCAGGGCAGCGCTTGGGATCCGGACGCGTTGTTGACGGCTGATCCTCTGGACACCGAGGCCGGTCAGGGTGTGCTGGAATTCATCGAGAAGGCCGATAAGCACACTGGTCTACTGGTCGAGCGGGCGCCAGGCCGGTATGGGTTCGCGCATTTGACTTTCGAGGAGTACTACGCCGGGCGAGCGCTGGCGTTCCGTGGCACGGCAACAGAACGGGTCCTTGCACTGCGTGGCCATCTGCACGATCCCCGCTACGAAGAACCGATCCTTCTGGCGCTCGGCCTAATTGGAACCGACTACGCCGACCAGATCGACGACGTTGTTGCCCAGGCCATCTATCCCGGTACGGTGCCCAGCCTGTACGAGGACCTGCTTGGACGCGATTTTCTGTTTATGCTCCGCGTCCTAGCCGACGACACGCCCGTACAGACCGCCACGATCGACCACGTCATCACTCTGGCGATCACGGAACGACTCGCCCCCGACCGCAGTCGGTGCCGTTTCGCCAGTTACTCACAGGCGTTGGAACAGCATCTCGCCGCGCTGACTGGCACAAAAGCCGCCGGCCGCTACATCACTGCTGTAGATAAAAGAGCCGACTTGCTCACGCCGGAGACGGTGGGGCCTTGGGTCACGTTGGCAGGCATCGCCGCTCAGCTCGACGTGTTACTAGCCGCAACTGTTGCCGCCCTGGTTCAGGTCGCTACTGATCCCGGCATCGACCCGTCCATGCGAGTGCAGGCGGGATTAGTGCTGGCAGGTCGTGGAGAGCTGAGAGAGCCGGTGATCACCGCCCTGCTCCAGCTCGCCACCGACTCCAACCCCGACATCGACCCGTACGTGCGGTTGCAGGGGGCATCAGTGCTGGCTGATGCTGGAGAGCTGAGAGAGCCGGTGATCACCGCCCTGCTCCAGCTCGCCACCGACTCCAACCCCGACATCGACCCGTACG
- a CDS encoding HEAT repeat domain-containing protein yields the protein EPVITALLQLATDPFVEVEARSVLANGGELSEPVITALLQVATNPDIDPSARLQGASVLADAGELSEPVITALLQLATNPDSDYDFNPDPSVRMRAVSALAGRGELSEPVITALLQLATNPSIDPLVPRRAVSALADRGELSEPVITALLQLATNPDIDPSAQVQAGSTLAGRGELSEPVITALLQLATNPDIDPSA from the coding sequence GAGCCGGTAATCACCGCCCTGCTCCAGCTCGCCACCGACCCCTTCGTTGAGGTGGAGGCGCGATCAGTGCTAGCTAATGGTGGAGAGCTGAGCGAGCCGGTAATCACCGCCCTGCTCCAAGTCGCCACCAACCCCGACATCGACCCATCCGCGCGGTTGCAGGGGGCATCAGTGCTGGCTGATGCTGGCGAGCTGAGCGAGCCGGTGATCACCGCCCTGCTCCAGCTCGCCACCAACCCCGACTCCGACTACGACTTCAACCCCGACCCGTCCGTGCGGATGCGTGCGGTGTCGGCGCTGGCAGGTCGTGGAGAGCTGAGCGAGCCGGTAATCACCGCCCTGCTCCAGCTCGCCACCAACCCCAGCATCGACCCGCTTGTGCCGAGGCGTGCGGTGTCGGCGCTAGCTGATCGTGGAGAGCTGAGCGAGCCGGTAATCACCGCCCTGCTCCAGCTCGCCACCAACCCCGACATCGACCCATCCGCGCAGGTTCAGGCGGGATCAACGCTGGCAGGTCGTGGAGAGCTGAGCGAGCCGGTAATCACCGCCCTGCTCCAGCTCGCCACCAACCCCGACATCGACCCATCCGCGC